One Candidatus Bathyarchaeota archaeon genomic window carries:
- a CDS encoding PAC2 family protein — MDIDVISEPQLKEPIMIAAWPGMGFLAKISADFLRCRLEADKFVEIRCPQNVTIYKDSLAKLLSVRHRFFCVPDKNLIICVGDSQPSSPKEAINLAEQVIDIAEKYNVKMIYTMAAYPSDYPDTPKVYGVYNNRKLKERLEAYGIEFLEGEGAVNGLNGIIIGIAKNRGIDGVCLMGEIKYTNIPQHLSSKAVLDKLSALLEFDLDTSQLIKRAEKINASIRMSLGEHENYAEYERNDEKNIRYIS, encoded by the coding sequence ATGGATATTGATGTCATCTCGGAACCTCAACTCAAGGAACCCATAATGATTGCGGCGTGGCCAGGAATGGGATTCCTGGCAAAGATCTCGGCAGACTTTCTCCGCTGCCGCCTAGAGGCGGATAAGTTTGTAGAGATTCGATGTCCCCAGAACGTAACCATCTATAAAGACAGTCTCGCAAAGCTCCTCTCAGTGAGGCACAGATTCTTTTGTGTTCCGGATAAGAACCTCATCATATGTGTGGGGGACTCCCAGCCCTCCTCACCAAAGGAGGCAATCAACCTCGCCGAGCAGGTCATTGACATTGCTGAAAAGTACAATGTTAAGATGATTTATACTATGGCAGCATATCCCAGTGATTATCCTGATACCCCAAAAGTCTACGGCGTATACAATAATAGAAAGCTGAAGGAACGCCTCGAGGCCTACGGTATTGAATTTCTTGAGGGAGAAGGGGCTGTGAACGGCCTCAATGGCATTATCATAGGGATCGCAAAGAACCGGGGCATCGATGGCGTTTGTCTTATGGGAGAGATAAAATATACTAACATCCCTCAACATCTTTCATCCAAAGCAGTTCTGGACAAGTTATCCGCCCTCCTAGAGTTCGATTTGGACACCTCCCAACTCATAAAGCGGGCCGAGAAGATCAACGCCTCTATTCGCATGAGCCTAGGGGAGCACGAGAACTACGCAGAATATGAGAGGAACGATGAGAAGAACATACGATATATCAGTTAA
- the radA gene encoding DNA repair and recombination protein RadA, which translates to MSSEQTEYYKAKYQTLKDLPGVGPSTASKLKEIGFRTVEAVATATIHEMVSAGIGETTADKVISSARKSMAITFVRGDELVKIRSSIGHLTSGCPSLDYLLGGGIESQSITEFYGEFGTGKSQICQQLCLTVQLPYDQGGLEGGALYIDTENTFRPERITQMAPMFNLDPDEALRKIIFAEAYTSNHQTVLLENADEVIKENEIRLIVVDSVTSHFRSEYLGREMLAQRQQELNKHLHKLIRLSRAFNTAVVVTNQVMAQPDAFFAKAVQPVGGHIMGHTSHTRVFLRKGRNNLRIAKLVVSPFLPEGEMPFRITERGVEGDKDY; encoded by the coding sequence ATGAGTTCGGAGCAGACGGAGTACTATAAGGCAAAATACCAGACCCTAAAGGACCTTCCGGGTGTGGGCCCCAGCACGGCATCCAAACTCAAGGAGATTGGTTTCAGGACAGTAGAAGCGGTAGCAACAGCGACGATCCACGAGATGGTCTCAGCTGGAATCGGGGAGACCACCGCGGATAAGGTTATCTCATCTGCAAGGAAGTCCATGGCCATTACCTTTGTCCGGGGAGACGAGCTCGTCAAAATCCGGAGTTCAATCGGTCATCTTACCTCGGGATGTCCCAGCCTCGACTACCTTCTTGGTGGGGGCATCGAGTCCCAATCCATTACGGAGTTCTACGGAGAGTTCGGGACAGGAAAGTCCCAGATCTGCCAGCAGCTTTGCCTCACGGTCCAGCTCCCCTACGATCAAGGGGGCCTTGAGGGGGGCGCCCTCTACATTGATACTGAGAACACGTTCCGCCCTGAGAGGATTACCCAGATGGCCCCCATGTTTAACCTTGATCCTGATGAGGCACTGCGGAAGATCATCTTCGCCGAGGCGTACACATCGAACCACCAAACGGTGCTCTTGGAAAACGCCGATGAGGTCATCAAGGAGAACGAAATACGCCTTATCGTGGTGGACAGCGTCACGAGTCATTTCAGGAGTGAGTACCTAGGGAGAGAGATGCTGGCTCAGAGGCAGCAAGAACTCAACAAGCACCTACATAAACTCATTAGGCTCTCTAGGGCGTTCAACACCGCCGTTGTGGTCACCAACCAGGTGATGGCTCAGCCCGACGCGTTCTTCGCGAAAGCCGTCCAACCAGTCGGGGGGCACATCATGGGCCACACGAGCCACACCAGAGTATTCCTGCGGAAGGGACGAAACAACTTAAGGATCGCAAAGCTGGTGGTGAGCCCCTTCCTTCCGGAGGGGGAGATGCCGTTCAGGATCACGGAGAGAGGCGTGGAGGGAGACAAAGATTATTAG
- a CDS encoding translation initiation factor has protein sequence MAEICPVCGLPTDLCVCEEMSKEAQRIRIRIELRKWGKKYTVVDGIDSKEVRLPKLAATLKSKCACGGSAKNEQILLQGDHREIVKTVLVGMGFPLENIEVQ, from the coding sequence ATGGCGGAAATTTGCCCCGTCTGTGGTTTGCCAACAGATCTTTGCGTTTGTGAGGAAATGAGCAAAGAGGCCCAGCGGATACGGATTCGGATAGAGCTTCGGAAATGGGGAAAGAAATACACCGTTGTCGACGGTATTGACTCCAAGGAAGTGCGACTACCTAAACTTGCGGCTACCTTAAAGTCGAAGTGTGCCTGCGGTGGATCGGCTAAGAACGAGCAGATCCTTTTACAGGGAGATCACAGGGAGATCGTAAAAACCGTGCTGGTGGGCATGGGATTTCCTTTGGAGAATATCGAGGTGCAATAA
- a CDS encoding argininosuccinate synthase codes for MVKKKVVLAYSGGLDTSMMLKWIQEEYKMDVISCILDVGQQKDLKVVEEKAWALGVLNHYTFDAKEEFAREYVFPAIKANALYMGTYPVSSSISRPLIAKKVVEVAEIEDADAVAHGCTGKGNDQVRFDLTFKAMNPHLQIIAPVREWKFDRNGQIAWAKEHGIPIPVTVDNPYSVDQNLWGRSIEGGILEHPDQMVPDEGVWEWTVDVEEAPNKAEYVKIGFHKGVPSSINGENMGPVEILLLLNIKGGEHGIGRIEHMEDRVVGLKTMETYETPAAEIILAAHHDLEKMVLTKHQKSFKFQIDHTWANIVYQGLWIDPFKEDLDAFIDSTQRNVTGEVTMELFKGRAKPVARVSPLSLYDYNLASFDINTHYDQGDAVGFINLWGLPSVSAWNLKRKIEAKGINELKKRVVSVPIGDK; via the coding sequence ATGGTCAAGAAGAAAGTCGTTCTAGCTTATTCGGGCGGACTAGATACCTCCATGATGTTAAAGTGGATTCAGGAGGAGTACAAGATGGACGTTATCAGCTGCATTCTGGATGTGGGGCAGCAAAAGGACCTAAAGGTAGTTGAGGAGAAGGCCTGGGCTCTCGGAGTTCTTAACCACTATACCTTCGACGCGAAGGAGGAGTTTGCTAGGGAGTACGTTTTTCCTGCCATAAAGGCCAATGCCCTTTACATGGGCACCTATCCTGTAAGCAGCAGCATTAGTAGGCCCCTTATCGCCAAGAAAGTGGTTGAGGTGGCTGAGATAGAGGACGCAGACGCGGTAGCACATGGGTGCACAGGGAAAGGGAATGACCAGGTCAGATTTGACCTCACGTTCAAGGCGATGAATCCCCACCTCCAGATCATTGCACCCGTTAGGGAGTGGAAATTTGATAGGAACGGCCAGATCGCGTGGGCTAAGGAGCATGGGATCCCTATCCCTGTAACGGTGGACAACCCCTACAGTGTGGACCAAAACCTATGGGGAAGGAGCATCGAGGGCGGTATCCTAGAGCACCCTGACCAGATGGTTCCGGACGAGGGGGTCTGGGAGTGGACCGTTGACGTCGAGGAGGCCCCTAATAAAGCAGAGTATGTAAAGATCGGTTTCCACAAGGGCGTGCCTTCCAGTATAAACGGTGAGAATATGGGCCCAGTGGAGATTCTCTTACTTCTTAACATAAAGGGCGGAGAGCACGGCATCGGTAGGATTGAGCACATGGAGGACCGCGTAGTGGGCCTAAAGACTATGGAGACCTACGAGACTCCCGCAGCTGAGATCATCCTAGCTGCCCACCATGATCTGGAGAAAATGGTTCTTACCAAGCACCAGAAATCATTTAAATTCCAAATAGATCACACCTGGGCTAACATCGTCTACCAGGGGCTCTGGATTGACCCTTTCAAGGAGGATTTAGACGCGTTTATTGATAGCACGCAGCGGAACGTCACCGGAGAGGTGACTATGGAGCTATTCAAGGGCAGGGCAAAGCCTGTAGCCCGGGTGTCACCCCTCAGCCTATACGACTACAACCTAGCGAGCTTTGATATAAACACCCATTATGACCAGGGAGATGCAGTGGGGTTCATCAACCTTTGGGGGCTTCCTAGTGTCTCAGCTTGGAACCTGAAGCGGAAGATCGAAGCCAAAGGAATCAATGAGCTCAAGAAGAGAGTGGTCTCAGTGCCGATCGGGGACAAATGA
- the argF gene encoding ornithine carbamoyltransferase, translated as MNLLSDFDLNKEQVHEILDLSTRIKANPGKYGDSMKNKTLIMLFELASLRTRISFEAGMNRLGGHAIFYSIEGGKFTRSETLEDGVKNLNKYVDAVMIRALKQDAVERIGAAATIPIINGMTETYHPCQNLADLLTIQEYKGKLAGLKIAYVGDGGCNTAASTMIGCSSVGMEVTVVCPENPKYSPSPEILRKIKDHSGGEVEVSHNSDIGVVGADILYTDVWISAGMEEEAKLRMKAFPPFQVDLELLKKAQPDCSVKRSKDKVDLSKDPIVMHCLPAHRGYEITDEIMDSPYSVVFEQAGNRMHAQNGLLLWLLSDQ; from the coding sequence ATGAATCTTTTATCGGATTTTGACCTGAATAAGGAGCAGGTCCATGAGATATTAGATCTCTCCACCAGGATCAAAGCTAACCCAGGGAAATATGGAGACTCCATGAAAAACAAGACGCTTATTATGCTCTTCGAGTTGGCATCCCTGAGGACTCGGATCAGCTTTGAGGCAGGGATGAATCGGTTAGGGGGTCACGCGATCTTCTATAGTATTGAAGGAGGCAAGTTTACAAGGAGCGAGACACTAGAGGACGGAGTTAAGAACCTGAATAAGTACGTGGACGCTGTTATGATCCGGGCCCTGAAGCAGGATGCAGTAGAGCGGATCGGAGCAGCTGCCACCATACCCATCATTAATGGAATGACTGAAACTTATCATCCGTGCCAAAACCTGGCCGACCTCCTAACCATCCAGGAATATAAGGGAAAGTTAGCAGGTCTAAAGATCGCTTACGTGGGAGACGGGGGATGTAATACTGCCGCTTCCACTATGATCGGTTGCAGCAGCGTTGGTATGGAGGTTACAGTTGTCTGCCCTGAAAATCCTAAGTATAGCCCGAGCCCTGAAATTCTAAGGAAAATCAAGGATCACTCCGGAGGAGAAGTTGAGGTCTCACACAACTCTGATATAGGCGTCGTTGGGGCAGACATCCTTTACACTGATGTCTGGATTAGCGCAGGGATGGAAGAGGAAGCGAAATTGCGCATGAAGGCTTTCCCCCCGTTCCAGGTGGACTTGGAACTCCTCAAGAAGGCACAGCCAGACTGTAGCGTAAAGCGATCTAAAGACAAAGTTGACTTATCCAAGGATCCAATAGTCATGCATTGCCTACCAGCCCACAGAGGCTATGAGATTACCGATGAGATAATGGACAGTCCATATTCTGTGGTCTTTGAGCAAGCTGGAAACAGAATGCACGCTCAAAATGGACTACTACTTTGGCTACTATCTGATCAGTAA
- a CDS encoding DUF4438 domain-containing protein translates to MVASNKKSIIEFAVQGEIVPAIPLRNYWVTWDGKPKMAIGVGGINYNLKIGEKVFGWANGDRAEPGVSTDGTGKDAWILGYRLYSCIGNEARVLSGEGKGEKGIVIGKHGLRAFQQRGAHHVQLHFEEEVLDVLAIGDKIQVKACGVGLHIMGYEDVRLLSLSPNLLDKMGVYEEDEKLVVPVVKEIPNFLISQGAGERPSEQGNWSIQTCFPPDIKKYGLNELRFGDILLLKDVQSDYGRGQYKNGVTIGVVCCGPSDIAGKGIGATNILSTRSGRIKGTIDSEANIANYLGL, encoded by the coding sequence GTGGTTGCATCGAATAAAAAAAGCATAATCGAATTCGCTGTTCAGGGAGAGATTGTTCCAGCCATACCTTTGAGGAATTATTGGGTCACATGGGATGGTAAACCAAAGATGGCTATTGGAGTAGGGGGAATTAATTATAACCTTAAGATCGGCGAGAAGGTCTTCGGTTGGGCTAACGGCGACAGGGCGGAACCAGGCGTATCGACTGATGGTACAGGAAAAGATGCTTGGATATTGGGGTACCGGCTATACTCGTGTATAGGCAACGAGGCTCGGGTCCTAAGTGGGGAGGGTAAAGGTGAAAAAGGGATTGTGATTGGGAAGCATGGCCTCCGGGCGTTCCAACAACGTGGAGCACACCACGTGCAATTGCACTTTGAGGAGGAAGTGCTAGATGTATTGGCTATTGGCGATAAGATTCAGGTGAAGGCTTGTGGCGTGGGTCTACATATCATGGGCTATGAAGATGTCCGGTTGTTGAGCCTTTCCCCAAATTTGTTGGACAAAATGGGTGTCTATGAGGAGGATGAAAAACTAGTTGTTCCTGTAGTTAAGGAGATCCCTAATTTTCTGATCTCGCAGGGAGCAGGTGAAAGGCCGTCAGAGCAAGGAAACTGGTCAATTCAAACGTGTTTTCCGCCTGACATCAAAAAATATGGACTCAACGAACTCCGTTTCGGTGACATTTTACTCCTAAAAGATGTCCAGAGCGATTACGGTAGAGGACAGTATAAGAACGGAGTAACTATTGGTGTTGTCTGCTGTGGTCCAAGCGATATCGCTGGAAAAGGAATTGGGGCGACAAATATCCTGTCTACAAGATCAGGGAGAATAAAGGGGACGATAGACTCAGAGGCAAATATAGCCAATTATTTGGGATTATGA
- a CDS encoding DUF4438 domain-containing protein, translating into MKTNRDSLIITAVQGVIQPPSSRGYTVTWDGRPKLSVGTASISYTVQVGDLAFGQAGADHIEPGVTIQGRDRSVPSECALAILACIGNEAKVISGEAKGAKGVYTGRHAGSDDMVWFPNEVLEKLALLDKIQIRACGVGLEIEGFEDVRVNKISPRLLHKMELSEKGGQLIVPVTKEVPGFLMGSGIGSDPCVETNDYDIQTTCPEYVAKYGLQEIRLGDIVAIKDHYCAYGRGRYEGAMTIGVVIHGWSDSSGHGPGINPVLSALPGRMRIKKDLHANIAFYLGLRKKPEILI; encoded by the coding sequence ATGAAAACCAATAGGGATAGTCTAATAATAACTGCTGTCCAAGGCGTCATTCAACCCCCCTCCAGCAGGGGATACACCGTTACATGGGATGGAAGACCGAAACTATCGGTTGGTACCGCATCGATCTCTTACACCGTCCAGGTCGGAGACCTAGCTTTCGGCCAGGCTGGAGCAGACCATATTGAGCCTGGAGTGACCATACAGGGTAGGGATAGATCTGTCCCCAGTGAATGCGCCCTTGCGATCCTCGCTTGCATTGGGAATGAGGCAAAGGTAATCTCTGGAGAAGCAAAGGGTGCAAAAGGCGTATACACCGGCAGGCACGCTGGATCTGACGATATGGTCTGGTTCCCAAATGAGGTACTCGAGAAGCTAGCTCTTCTAGATAAAATTCAGATCAGAGCATGTGGTGTTGGGCTAGAGATTGAGGGTTTTGAGGATGTGAGGGTGAACAAGATATCTCCACGACTACTTCATAAAATGGAATTATCAGAAAAGGGCGGCCAACTCATTGTTCCCGTCACTAAAGAGGTTCCCGGCTTCCTGATGGGATCGGGAATCGGATCCGACCCATGCGTGGAGACCAACGATTACGATATCCAGACCACGTGCCCTGAATATGTAGCTAAATATGGATTGCAGGAGATTAGACTCGGCGACATAGTAGCAATCAAAGATCATTATTGCGCCTACGGACGTGGACGTTACGAGGGAGCCATGACCATCGGAGTAGTTATCCACGGTTGGAGTGACTCTTCAGGACATGGTCCCGGCATAAATCCCGTATTGAGCGCCCTACCAGGGAGAATGAGAATAAAGAAAGATCTTCACGCAAATATAGCATTTTACCTTGGATTGAGAAAGAAACCCGAAATCCTGATTTAA
- a CDS encoding MFS transporter: MIEIREYLAPLKGNILVLVSSLMMWHFVLQMVSPYEALYIFSIGGSGVALGILSTTKTLFSTFLRIPGGYLADRRGRRKVIGIAAIVSSLGYLFYVFAQNWLWLLPGAFLLSMVALSEPAVEAIKADSIRPEERGRGYAMLNTIPMIPAMIAPAIGGLLIAESNADFGISLSGIRNAYLALFVGVAIMGLIRLFFLRDIYQPEESGQKLGLNMFRDVYQTVSQSPPSIKRLMLLGGFFMFCFHVDDSFRGIYAINVGGLSTVEWGLIVSSTMVISSLAALLIGWAVDRYGRKRVFIPAVSLLGISSLLFIFSNSFPMFLFARILGSIGKYGRMIAFQVIVADSIPVSIRGRMMGVYNIFSSLGSSSAMMFSGLLYDVSPVLPFYTAVLAYVSAALVAVKFLHEPDIQQL; this comes from the coding sequence ATGATTGAGATCCGTGAGTATCTGGCTCCTTTGAAGGGTAACATCCTAGTCCTAGTGTCAAGTTTAATGATGTGGCATTTCGTTCTCCAGATGGTCTCGCCATATGAAGCCCTGTACATCTTTTCTATAGGGGGTTCGGGTGTGGCTTTGGGTATACTTTCTACCACAAAGACTTTGTTCTCCACCTTTCTCAGGATTCCTGGGGGATATCTTGCGGATAGACGAGGTAGACGTAAGGTTATTGGTATAGCTGCTATCGTCTCCTCTCTGGGATATCTATTCTATGTTTTTGCTCAAAACTGGTTATGGCTGTTGCCGGGTGCTTTTCTTCTTTCCATGGTAGCCCTTTCTGAGCCCGCTGTTGAGGCTATTAAAGCGGATAGCATCAGACCTGAGGAGAGGGGTAGAGGTTATGCTATGTTAAACACAATACCGATGATACCAGCTATGATCGCCCCAGCCATTGGTGGATTATTAATAGCGGAAAGTAATGCTGATTTTGGTATCAGCCTATCGGGTATAAGAAACGCGTACCTAGCACTTTTTGTTGGGGTGGCCATAATGGGCTTGATACGACTCTTCTTTCTAAGGGATATTTACCAGCCTGAAGAAAGTGGTCAAAAATTGGGGCTGAACATGTTTAGGGATGTTTATCAAACGGTGAGCCAGTCACCACCTTCCATTAAGAGACTCATGCTTTTAGGGGGTTTCTTCATGTTCTGTTTTCATGTGGACGATAGTTTTAGGGGGATCTATGCAATAAATGTCGGAGGACTCTCCACGGTGGAGTGGGGACTGATAGTATCCTCGACAATGGTGATATCCTCGTTGGCAGCATTATTGATAGGTTGGGCCGTAGACCGGTATGGTCGGAAGAGAGTTTTCATCCCAGCCGTTTCTTTATTAGGGATTAGCTCCCTGTTATTCATATTCTCCAACAGCTTCCCCATGTTCCTGTTCGCCAGGATTCTCGGCTCCATAGGCAAGTATGGTAGAATGATCGCATTTCAAGTGATCGTAGCAGATTCAATTCCAGTCTCAATCAGAGGCAGGATGATGGGAGTCTACAACATTTTCTCTAGCCTTGGTTCATCGAGTGCGATGATGTTCTCGGGGCTCCTTTACGATGTCTCTCCTGTACTACCTTTCTACACAGCGGTTCTCGCGTATGTCAGTGCAGCTCTGGTAGCAGTAAAATTCTTGCACGAGCCGGATATACAACAACTTTGA
- a CDS encoding thioredoxin family protein gives MGNRPAYLDIRSEFWRELFNKALEYEAYLADNKSEHIKRWRDSEARIPDLSKRQLNCLRGYSRNLNVLVYSGIWCGDCSRQGPLLKVIADACGDDVKLRFIDRETSTDLKDELRIVGATRVPIVVFFSEDFWEIARFGERTLSIYRAKAARDIGRKFDAGILSPKARERELAEWTDIFERVLIMLRLSPPLRKKYGD, from the coding sequence TTGGGCAATAGACCTGCATATCTCGATATCAGGAGCGAGTTCTGGCGGGAGCTCTTCAATAAGGCCTTGGAGTACGAGGCGTACCTCGCGGATAACAAATCGGAGCACATCAAGAGATGGCGTGACTCCGAGGCGAGGATCCCAGATCTCAGTAAGAGGCAGTTAAATTGCCTTCGAGGATATAGCCGAAATCTGAACGTCCTGGTCTACAGCGGTATATGGTGTGGGGACTGTTCTCGACAGGGTCCACTACTGAAGGTCATCGCTGATGCCTGCGGAGATGATGTCAAACTCAGGTTCATCGACCGGGAGACCTCCACGGATCTCAAGGACGAGCTCAGGATAGTGGGGGCAACTCGGGTGCCCATTGTAGTGTTTTTTTCAGAGGACTTTTGGGAGATAGCTAGGTTCGGGGAGCGCACCCTCAGCATCTATAGGGCCAAGGCAGCAAGGGATATCGGGAGAAAATTTGACGCCGGGATCCTGAGCCCTAAAGCAAGAGAGAGAGAGCTTGCTGAATGGACAGACATCTTCGAGCGGGTCCTCATTATGCTCCGGCTCTCACCTCCCCTTAGGAAAAAATATGGGGACTAA
- a CDS encoding M20/M25/M40 family metallo-hydrolase: MSLKFLKKTFVELVGVDSPYGFEEPMIRHFKETIASYVDEVLETSRGNVFGIQHGKDDDAPTIALAAHMDQVGFVVFNINERGFIRFRKVGGASNRAIQGQQVRLVTEKGPVLGVIGVKPGHVTPPSETNIVPGIQEMYIDIGVWSREEAEEIGVRVGTPIVFNARPLELANDLITSPAVDDKTGLAVLIAVAKSLKEEAVPATIYYIGTVEEEGGLRGAAVALHDLDVDVAVAVDTAPSGWQPDINMKDIVYEVGKGPAIHLGEMGRKSTWIYHPRVRGWLIDSADAEGIPYQSSFQLGGTDASAMAQTRGGIPTTTVGIPRRYSHSPVETFDLKDMDNLVKILVAALRGLKPGFNLLRS, translated from the coding sequence ATGTCTCTCAAGTTTCTCAAGAAGACCTTCGTGGAGCTCGTCGGCGTGGACTCCCCCTATGGTTTTGAGGAGCCTATGATCCGACACTTCAAGGAGACAATAGCCTCGTATGTAGATGAGGTGCTAGAGACCTCTCGGGGGAATGTCTTTGGAATCCAGCACGGCAAGGACGATGATGCGCCTACAATTGCCTTAGCGGCCCACATGGATCAGGTGGGCTTTGTCGTCTTCAATATTAATGAAAGAGGCTTCATTAGGTTTAGGAAGGTGGGGGGAGCCTCTAACCGAGCGATCCAGGGGCAGCAGGTCCGTTTAGTCACGGAGAAAGGGCCCGTTCTTGGCGTCATCGGGGTCAAACCTGGGCATGTTACCCCTCCATCCGAGACGAACATAGTCCCTGGGATCCAGGAGATGTACATAGATATAGGCGTCTGGAGCCGGGAAGAAGCCGAGGAGATAGGGGTAAGAGTAGGAACCCCGATAGTGTTCAACGCTAGGCCACTAGAGCTCGCCAACGATCTCATCACAAGCCCAGCTGTGGATGATAAAACTGGGCTTGCAGTGCTCATCGCTGTCGCAAAGTCCCTCAAAGAAGAGGCAGTACCAGCCACAATCTACTATATCGGCACCGTGGAGGAAGAGGGGGGCCTTAGGGGGGCGGCAGTGGCTCTCCACGACCTTGATGTCGACGTTGCGGTGGCAGTGGACACGGCGCCCTCCGGTTGGCAGCCCGATATCAACATGAAGGACATTGTTTATGAGGTGGGAAAAGGGCCAGCCATCCACCTTGGGGAGATGGGGAGAAAAAGCACCTGGATCTACCATCCACGGGTGAGAGGGTGGCTCATCGATTCGGCGGACGCCGAAGGCATCCCATATCAGTCGAGCTTCCAGCTCGGGGGGACAGACGCCTCGGCAATGGCCCAAACCCGGGGAGGCATTCCAACGACGACGGTGGGTATTCCCCGGAGGTATTCCCACAGTCCAGTGGAGACCTTTGATCTCAAAGACATGGATAACCTTGTCAAGATCTTGGTCGCGGCTCTTCGTGGGCTCAAGCCAGGCTTTAATCTGTTAAGAAGTTGA
- a CDS encoding histidine phosphatase family protein has translation METIILIRHGEGEHMISDLTGGWSQVALTENGRDQARAIASRLKRDLKGVDYAFYCSDLKRAHQTAEIIAEEVGREMIPFQELREFNNGVAANRKKAEVKHLYRSPSDPIMDWQPYPEAETWRKFYRRIKAFMDKINSIEDRPTLIVSHGGTIVNIIAWWLRIEETNLSFTTFHSSAASLSVLDETQFNERRVERLNDTAHLHSLGQVPRLPIETNILPLPEGQV, from the coding sequence ATGGAGACTATAATACTCATACGTCATGGAGAGGGAGAGCATATGATAAGCGACCTCACCGGAGGCTGGTCACAAGTGGCCCTTACTGAGAACGGCAGAGACCAAGCGCGTGCAATTGCGTCTAGGCTCAAAAGAGATCTTAAAGGGGTCGATTATGCGTTTTACTGTAGTGACCTTAAGAGGGCTCACCAAACCGCTGAAATCATTGCTGAGGAGGTGGGACGTGAGATGATACCCTTCCAGGAGCTCAGAGAGTTTAATAATGGTGTAGCAGCAAATAGAAAAAAAGCTGAAGTTAAGCACCTCTACAGGAGCCCATCGGACCCTATAATGGACTGGCAGCCCTATCCGGAGGCAGAGACGTGGAGGAAATTCTACCGTAGGATCAAAGCGTTTATGGATAAAATTAATTCTATAGAGGATCGACCCACCCTCATCGTCTCTCATGGGGGCACTATAGTTAACATTATTGCCTGGTGGTTAAGAATTGAGGAAACCAATCTTTCCTTTACTACCTTTCATTCCTCCGCAGCGAGCCTAAGCGTCCTCGATGAGACTCAGTTTAATGAGCGGAGAGTAGAGAGACTCAATGATACAGCACACCTTCATAGCCTTGGACAGGTCCCCCGTCTCCCTATAGAGACAAACATTTTACCTCTCCCTGAGGGGCAAGTTTGA
- a CDS encoding RimK family alpha-L-glutamate ligase, with protein sequence MKVLILYGRAQSANGLELEETSARLGHEVTSGSIMDVSSEISNEASRFWLGRNEITDSDVCFIRSFGPGTCEQLTRRISMIEHMSFSGIHVVNPTYSLRRARDKYSTQYALSEAGLPIATTYTTESMEMAYQRSREMGVSVYKPILSSMGKGSLRFDDPEIAHNAFKMLSRVGMPLIIQEYLENPGRDIRVFVVGGEVVATAIKYGGPGEWKTNVAQGGKMVDEPVSNEILALGVRATNALGLIYSGVDIMETPRGPVVLEANGSPGWQALKAVTGIDVAEKIVLHVAKGN encoded by the coding sequence ATGAAGGTCCTAATTCTATATGGCCGAGCACAGAGTGCCAATGGCCTTGAGCTTGAAGAGACCTCAGCCCGTCTAGGTCACGAGGTAACATCGGGAAGTATCATGGACGTATCCTCAGAGATCTCCAACGAGGCTTCCCGGTTTTGGCTGGGACGAAACGAGATCACTGATTCAGATGTGTGCTTTATCCGGAGCTTTGGCCCCGGTACCTGTGAGCAGCTTACGAGGCGCATTAGCATGATCGAACACATGAGTTTCTCGGGGATCCATGTGGTGAATCCTACATATAGCTTAAGGAGGGCCCGGGACAAGTACTCGACTCAGTACGCCCTTTCTGAGGCTGGGCTACCCATCGCGACCACTTACACCACAGAGAGCATGGAGATGGCATACCAGCGGAGCAGGGAGATGGGGGTTTCTGTCTATAAGCCCATCCTCAGCAGCATGGGAAAGGGGAGCCTCCGATTTGATGACCCGGAAATCGCCCACAACGCCTTTAAGATGTTGAGCAGGGTGGGTATGCCCCTCATCATTCAGGAATACCTTGAGAACCCTGGCAGGGACATCCGTGTCTTTGTTGTGGGGGGCGAAGTAGTTGCCACAGCCATAAAGTATGGGGGGCCCGGGGAGTGGAAAACCAACGTGGCCCAGGGGGGAAAGATGGTGGACGAGCCAGTGTCCAATGAGATCTTAGCCCTTGGGGTTAGAGCCACTAATGCCCTAGGGCTTATCTACTCAGGGGTAGACATAATGGAGACACCTCGTGGCCCGGTGGTATTGGAAGCTAACGGATCGCCTGGCTGGCAGGCCCTCAAAGCAGTAACTGGTATCGATGTAGCAGAGAAGATCGTGTTACACGTTGCAAAGGGAAAC